A single genomic interval of Alcaligenes sp. SDU_A2 harbors:
- the ppc gene encoding phosphoenolpyruvate carboxylase produces MPQAAPDLSNLLRQDIRFLGKALGEVIRDSEGKATFTLIEALRRAAVGFRREHDPRQARILEQDIPTLSDTQARTVARAFAYFLHLSNIAEDRDQNRRRLEHNPEQLPGSLQHAIQTLMDEGLSARKIRRYLQEACVMPVLTAHPTEVQRQSTLAVHMAIAAELHSLDHDANESQTARIQEKLTGLISLLWQTRMLREHRLTVLDEIDNALAYYGSTFLPTIPQLYSDLDRLLDKPRKNLLDQKTRPLPAFLRMGSWIGGDRDGNPNVGPDTVEQAVMRQATCVLRHYLEQIRLLGTEISVSDGLSRISKDLAALSARSQDPSPHRVDEPYRRSFIHVYARMAATAQTLLGRELADRPTYPAEPYAAPQDFAADLQVIADSLADHKGGAIAGLRLNALIQAVEVFGFHLATLDLRQSSDVHERVLDELFRVAGTEFNGELVSYRNLSEQERITLLRSELQHHRPLVSPWYHYSEETEKELAILRKAADCRRRFGARAIEQTIVSHTETLSDLLEVLVLQQETGLIVPGSSHPDQQGLMVVPLFETIPDLERGPSIMQEWLDMPEIRQRVRHAQDSVQEVMLGYSDSNKDGGYLTSNWTLYRAEREFAQVFARRKVRLRLFHGRGGSVGRGGGSSFDAILAQPPGTVNGQIRLTEQGEMIQGRYKDADVGRWHLELFVAATLEASLGNRHHNQPSDDEQLAAYGQAMAWMSEQAHHSYRQLVYGTEHFDQYFFQSTPIQEIAGLNIGSRPSSRKPNQRIEDLRAIPWSFSWAQCRLPIPGWYGMGTALSRYLEYGVPDDGLTRQQRLEQLQNMAANWPFFRTLLSNMEQVLAKTDLDIGAKYAGLVKDEALRDHVFKQIRHEFHLTVEMFRQVTGHDLLAHDQALRDALAERFAYIDPLNHLQVELLRRHRAQSDKARKAIRNGVNKQHVIHLTINGIAAGLRNSG; encoded by the coding sequence ATGCCGCAGGCCGCGCCTGACCTTTCCAACCTGCTTCGCCAGGACATCCGCTTTCTGGGCAAGGCCCTGGGCGAAGTCATCCGGGACAGCGAAGGAAAGGCCACTTTTACTTTGATCGAAGCCCTGCGCCGGGCCGCTGTCGGCTTTCGGCGCGAACACGATCCGCGGCAGGCACGCATTCTGGAACAGGACATTCCCACGCTCAGCGACACGCAGGCCCGCACAGTGGCGCGCGCCTTTGCCTACTTTTTGCACCTGTCCAATATTGCCGAGGACCGCGACCAGAACCGCCGCCGTCTGGAGCACAACCCGGAACAGTTGCCAGGCAGCCTGCAGCACGCCATCCAGACCCTGATGGACGAGGGCCTGAGCGCCCGCAAGATCCGCCGCTATCTGCAAGAAGCCTGCGTGATGCCCGTGCTGACGGCCCACCCCACGGAAGTGCAGCGTCAAAGCACTCTGGCGGTACACATGGCCATTGCCGCCGAACTGCACAGCCTGGATCACGATGCCAACGAATCCCAAACCGCGCGCATCCAGGAAAAGTTGACCGGACTGATCTCGCTGCTGTGGCAGACCCGCATGCTGCGCGAGCACCGCCTGACGGTATTGGACGAAATCGACAATGCCCTGGCCTACTATGGCTCCACCTTCCTGCCCACCATCCCCCAGCTCTACAGCGATCTGGACCGTTTGCTGGACAAGCCGCGCAAAAACCTGCTGGACCAGAAAACACGCCCCCTGCCCGCCTTTTTACGCATGGGCAGCTGGATCGGCGGCGACCGGGACGGCAACCCCAATGTAGGGCCGGACACCGTGGAACAGGCCGTCATGCGCCAGGCCACCTGCGTGCTGCGCCACTACCTGGAACAAATCCGCCTGCTGGGCACCGAAATTTCCGTATCCGATGGCCTGAGCCGCATCAGCAAAGACCTGGCCGCCTTGTCGGCACGCAGCCAGGACCCATCGCCACACCGGGTGGACGAACCCTACCGGCGCAGCTTCATCCATGTATATGCGCGCATGGCCGCCACCGCCCAGACCTTGCTTGGGCGCGAACTGGCCGACCGCCCCACCTACCCGGCCGAGCCCTATGCCGCGCCACAAGATTTCGCGGCCGACCTGCAAGTCATTGCCGATTCCCTGGCCGACCACAAGGGCGGAGCCATCGCAGGCCTGCGCCTGAATGCGTTGATCCAGGCAGTGGAAGTGTTCGGCTTTCATCTGGCCACGCTAGATCTGCGTCAAAGTTCGGATGTACACGAGCGTGTGCTGGACGAGCTGTTTCGCGTGGCCGGCACCGAATTTAACGGCGAATTGGTCAGCTACCGCAACCTGTCCGAGCAAGAACGCATCACTCTGCTGCGCTCGGAACTGCAACACCACCGTCCGCTGGTATCGCCCTGGTATCACTACTCCGAAGAAACGGAAAAAGAACTGGCCATTCTGCGCAAGGCCGCCGACTGCCGCCGCCGCTTTGGCGCACGCGCCATCGAGCAGACCATTGTCTCGCACACCGAAACCCTGAGCGATCTGCTTGAAGTGCTAGTACTGCAACAGGAAACCGGGCTGATCGTACCCGGCTCCAGCCACCCGGATCAACAAGGGCTGATGGTCGTGCCGCTGTTTGAAACCATACCCGACCTGGAGCGCGGCCCCAGCATTATGCAGGAATGGCTGGACATGCCCGAAATCCGCCAACGCGTGCGCCATGCGCAAGACAGCGTGCAAGAGGTCATGCTGGGCTATTCGGACAGCAACAAGGACGGCGGCTACCTGACCTCCAACTGGACGCTGTACCGCGCCGAGCGCGAATTTGCACAGGTCTTTGCGCGCCGCAAGGTGCGCCTGCGCCTGTTCCACGGCCGAGGCGGCTCGGTAGGCCGGGGCGGCGGCTCCAGCTTCGATGCCATCCTGGCGCAGCCACCCGGCACAGTCAACGGCCAAATCCGCCTGACCGAGCAAGGCGAAATGATCCAGGGCCGATATAAAGATGCCGACGTCGGCCGCTGGCACCTGGAACTGTTTGTGGCCGCCACACTGGAAGCCAGCCTGGGCAACCGCCATCACAACCAGCCCAGCGACGACGAGCAGTTGGCCGCCTACGGCCAGGCGATGGCCTGGATGTCCGAACAGGCGCACCACAGCTACCGCCAACTGGTCTACGGCACCGAGCATTTTGACCAGTATTTTTTCCAGTCCACGCCCATCCAGGAAATTGCCGGCCTGAACATCGGTTCGCGGCCCTCGTCCCGCAAGCCCAATCAACGCATCGAGGATCTGCGCGCCATCCCCTGGAGTTTTTCCTGGGCGCAATGCCGCCTGCCCATCCCCGGCTGGTACGGCATGGGCACGGCGTTGAGCCGCTATCTGGAATACGGCGTGCCCGACGACGGCCTGACCCGCCAGCAACGCCTGGAACAGTTGCAGAACATGGCCGCCAATTGGCCCTTCTTCCGTACGCTGCTGTCCAATATGGAACAGGTACTGGCCAAAACGGACCTGGACATCGGTGCCAAATACGCCGGTCTGGTCAAAGACGAGGCGCTGCGCGATCACGTCTTCAAGCAGATTCGTCACGAATTTCATCTGACCGTGGAAATGTTCCGCCAGGTGACCGGCCATGACCTGCTGGCACATGATCAGGCGCTGCGGGACGCGCTGGCCGAACGCTTTGCCTATATCGACCCACTGAATCACCTGCAGGTGGAACTGTTGCGCCGCCACCGCGCCCAAAGCGACAAGGCCCGCAAAGCCATTCGCAACGGCGTCAACAAACAGCATGTCATCCACTTGACCATCAACGGCATTGCCGCCGGTCTACGTAACTCGGGCTGA
- the ilvD gene encoding dihydroxy-acid dehydratase yields MPQYRSRTSTHGRNMAGARALWRATGMKDDDFSKPIIAVVNSFTQFVPGHVHLKDMGQLVARQIEAAGGVAKEFNTIAVDDGIAMGHGGMLYSLPSRELIADSVEYMVNAHCADAMVCISNCDKITPGMLMAALRLNIPVVFVSGGPMEAGKVYSPDGKTVVQKLDLVDAMIQAADPNISDEQAETVERSACPTCGSCSGMFTANSMNCLTEALGLSLPGNGSIVATHARRQGLFERAGSLVVDLAKRYYEQDDESVLPRNIANFGAFENAMTLDVAMGGSTNTVLHLLAAAQEAGVAFTMADIDRISRRVPCLCKVAPATPEYHMEDVHRAGGIMAILAELGRAGLLNLDAGNVHSGTLREAIKRWDIMGENVKAVSDFYRASPGGIPTQVAFSQDRYYETLDTDRAKGCIRDKANAYSQDGGLAVLYGNLAINGCIVKTAGVDESILTFTGTARVYESQDDSVKAILDGVVKAGDVVIIRYEGPKGGPGMQEMLYPTSYLKSMGLGKSSALLTDGRFSGGSSGLVIGHASPEAAEGGNIALVQDGDTIEIDIPNRRIHLAISDEELAARRTEMQSRGAKAWKPVNRERVVSQALKAYAALATSADRGAVRDVSQLDR; encoded by the coding sequence ATGCCTCAATATCGCTCCCGCACGTCGACCCACGGTCGCAATATGGCCGGTGCGCGTGCCCTGTGGCGCGCCACCGGTATGAAAGACGACGATTTTTCCAAACCCATTATTGCGGTGGTCAATTCGTTTACGCAGTTCGTACCCGGTCACGTACACCTGAAAGACATGGGGCAACTGGTCGCCCGCCAGATCGAGGCGGCCGGCGGCGTGGCCAAGGAATTCAACACCATTGCCGTGGACGACGGTATTGCGATGGGGCACGGCGGCATGCTGTATTCGCTGCCTTCGCGCGAACTGATCGCCGATTCGGTCGAATACATGGTCAATGCGCACTGCGCCGATGCGATGGTGTGTATCTCCAACTGCGACAAAATTACCCCCGGCATGCTCATGGCCGCGCTGCGCCTGAACATTCCCGTGGTCTTTGTGTCGGGCGGCCCGATGGAAGCGGGCAAGGTGTATTCGCCGGACGGCAAGACCGTGGTGCAAAAACTAGACCTGGTGGACGCCATGATCCAGGCGGCCGACCCCAATATTTCCGACGAACAGGCCGAAACCGTCGAGCGCAGCGCCTGTCCTACCTGTGGTTCGTGCTCGGGCATGTTCACGGCCAATTCCATGAACTGCCTGACCGAAGCCTTGGGCCTGTCCCTGCCCGGCAATGGTTCCATCGTGGCCACCCATGCGCGCCGTCAGGGTCTGTTCGAACGCGCCGGCAGCCTGGTCGTGGATCTGGCCAAACGGTACTACGAACAAGACGACGAGTCCGTGCTGCCGCGCAATATCGCCAATTTTGGCGCATTTGAAAACGCCATGACCCTGGATGTGGCGATGGGCGGCTCCACCAACACGGTGCTGCACCTGCTGGCCGCCGCGCAGGAAGCCGGCGTGGCTTTTACCATGGCCGACATCGACCGTATTTCGCGGCGCGTGCCTTGCCTGTGCAAAGTGGCACCGGCCACCCCCGAATACCACATGGAAGACGTACACCGCGCCGGCGGCATCATGGCCATCTTGGCCGAACTGGGCCGGGCCGGACTGCTGAATCTGGATGCGGGTAATGTGCACAGCGGCACGCTGCGCGAGGCCATCAAGCGTTGGGACATCATGGGCGAGAACGTCAAGGCTGTCAGCGATTTTTATCGCGCCTCGCCCGGCGGCATTCCGACTCAAGTGGCCTTCAGTCAGGATCGTTACTACGAAACCCTGGACACTGACCGCGCCAAAGGCTGCATCCGCGACAAGGCCAATGCCTACTCGCAGGACGGTGGCCTGGCTGTGCTGTACGGCAATCTGGCGATCAACGGCTGCATCGTCAAGACGGCGGGCGTGGATGAAAGCATCCTGACCTTTACCGGCACCGCCCGCGTCTACGAAAGCCAGGATGACTCGGTCAAAGCCATTCTGGATGGCGTCGTCAAGGCCGGCGATGTGGTCATCATCCGCTACGAAGGCCCCAAGGGCGGCCCTGGCATGCAGGAAATGCTCTACCCCACGTCCTATCTGAAATCGATGGGCCTGGGCAAAAGCTCTGCCTTGCTGACCGATGGCCGTTTTTCGGGCGGTTCTTCGGGGCTGGTTATCGGCCACGCTTCGCCCGAAGCGGCCGAAGGCGGCAATATCGCCCTGGTGCAGGATGGCGACACTATCGAGATCGACATCCCCAACCGTCGCATCCATTTGGCCATTTCCGACGAAGAGCTGGCGGCCCGCCGTACCGAAATGCAGTCGCGCGGTGCCAAGGCCTGGAAACCGGTCAACCGCGAACGCGTCGTCTCGCAAGCCCTGAAGGCGTATGCCGCATTGGCAACATCGGCCGACCGTGGCGCGGTGCGCGACGTCTCGCAGTTGGATCGGTAA
- the nadE gene encoding ammonia-dependent NAD(+) synthetase: MTDDQRALQHRIRAELGLTDAFDVDQEIARRVDFLAAYLQRTGCRSLVLGISGGVDSLAAGCLSQRAVEQARRQGHQATFFAVRLPYGQQADESDAQSGLGVIRPDHLLTVNVKPATDAMLDQLLASGLQFRDAAHQDFLVGNIKARQRMIAQYAIAGAHAGLVVGTDHAAEALMGFFTKFGDGAADITPLAGLNKRRVRALAAAMDAPHALVYKVPTADLESLTPLKPDEDAFGVSYEQIDDFLEGKDVGQDALQIILRTYQASAHKRALPVAP, translated from the coding sequence ATGACCGATGATCAACGCGCCCTGCAACACCGTATCCGTGCCGAACTGGGCCTGACCGACGCTTTCGATGTGGATCAGGAAATTGCCCGCCGAGTGGACTTTCTGGCGGCGTACCTGCAGCGTACCGGCTGCCGCAGCCTGGTGCTGGGTATTAGCGGCGGGGTGGATTCGCTGGCGGCCGGTTGCCTGTCGCAGCGTGCTGTCGAACAGGCGCGTCGGCAAGGCCATCAGGCGACGTTTTTTGCCGTGCGGCTGCCGTATGGCCAGCAGGCCGATGAAAGTGATGCACAGAGCGGCTTAGGTGTCATCCGGCCCGATCACTTGCTGACCGTCAACGTCAAACCAGCCACCGATGCCATGCTGGATCAGCTACTGGCTTCCGGACTGCAATTTCGCGATGCGGCGCATCAAGACTTTTTAGTGGGCAATATCAAAGCGCGTCAGCGCATGATCGCGCAGTACGCCATTGCCGGAGCCCATGCAGGGCTGGTGGTTGGAACCGACCATGCCGCCGAGGCCCTGATGGGCTTTTTCACCAAATTCGGCGATGGTGCAGCCGACATTACCCCTTTGGCGGGGCTGAACAAGCGGCGCGTGCGCGCCCTGGCGGCCGCAATGGATGCGCCGCATGCGCTGGTCTATAAAGTGCCGACCGCCGACCTGGAAAGCCTGACCCCCTTAAAGCCGGACGAAGATGCTTTTGGGGTCAGCTACGAGCAGATCGACGATTTTCTGGAAGGCAAGGACGTGGGGCAGGATGCCTTGCAGATCATTTTGCGCACCTATCAGGCTTCTGCGCATAAACGGGCCTTGCCCGTTGCGCCTTAG